A genomic window from Streptomyces sp. WMMC940 includes:
- a CDS encoding cation:proton antiporter regulatory subunit has protein sequence MSTTPLPGIGVQYDLTTREHRHLSVVAHRDGTRTVNVYRADDPDACAQSLHLSSGETASLIDALMPDHHSPNVLHTTDLGLVAERIELSAHSHWNGRVLGDMRMRTETGASVVAVLRRAEATPSPTPDFRLAGGDTLIVIGTREGIEAAAAILGRE, from the coding sequence ATGAGCACCACGCCGCTGCCCGGCATCGGTGTCCAGTACGACCTCACCACGCGTGAACACCGCCATCTGTCGGTGGTCGCGCACCGGGACGGCACCCGGACGGTGAACGTCTACCGCGCCGACGACCCCGACGCCTGCGCCCAGTCCCTGCACCTCTCGTCGGGGGAGACGGCATCGCTCATCGACGCGCTGATGCCGGACCACCACAGCCCCAACGTGCTCCACACCACGGACCTCGGCCTCGTCGCCGAGCGCATCGAACTGTCCGCCCACTCGCACTGGAACGGCCGCGTACTCGGCGACATGCGGATGCGCACGGAGACCGGCGCGTCCGTGGTCGCGGTGCTGCGCAGGGCGGAGGCGACCCCGTCGCCGACGCCCGACTTCCGGCTCGCCGGCGGCGACACCCTGATCGTCATCGGTACCCGTGAGGGCATCGAGGCGGCGGCGGCCATCCTCGGACGGGAGTGA
- a CDS encoding type 1 glutamine amidotransferase domain-containing protein, with protein sequence MSKILFVMTGAAHWTLADGSRHPSGFWAEEAVAPYEAFKAAGHEVVVATPGGVVPTVDRSSLAPEVNGGPEGAAKVSAGLSALIELRSPVKLEDVDVDEFAAVFYPGGHGPMEDLATDPASGRLLVDALDSGKQLAVLCHGPAALLAATHADGSNAFAGYRVAAFTNAEETRAGFADRAKWLLQDRLTEAGVLVQEGEPWAANVVVDRNLVTGQNPASSAGVASEVLKKLA encoded by the coding sequence ATGTCGAAGATCCTTTTCGTGATGACCGGCGCCGCCCACTGGACCCTGGCCGACGGCAGCCGCCACCCCAGCGGCTTCTGGGCCGAGGAGGCCGTCGCCCCCTACGAGGCGTTCAAGGCCGCCGGCCACGAGGTCGTCGTCGCCACCCCGGGCGGAGTCGTGCCCACCGTGGACCGGAGCAGCCTCGCGCCCGAGGTCAACGGCGGGCCGGAGGGCGCCGCGAAGGTCAGCGCCGGCCTCTCCGCGCTCATCGAGCTGCGGAGCCCGGTGAAGCTGGAGGACGTCGACGTCGACGAGTTCGCGGCCGTCTTCTACCCGGGCGGCCACGGCCCGATGGAGGACCTCGCCACCGACCCGGCCTCGGGTCGGCTCCTCGTCGACGCGCTGGACTCGGGCAAGCAGCTCGCGGTGCTCTGCCACGGCCCGGCCGCCCTGCTCGCCGCGACGCACGCCGACGGCTCGAACGCCTTCGCCGGCTACCGCGTCGCCGCGTTCACCAACGCCGAGGAGACCCGGGCCGGTTTCGCCGACCGTGCGAAGTGGCTGCTCCAGGACCGCCTGACGGAGGCGGGGGTACTGGTCCAGGAGGGCGAGCCCTGGGCCGCGAACGTCGTCGTCGACCGCAACCTGGTCACGGGCCAGAACCCGGCCTCCTCGGCCGGGGTCGCGTCCGAGGTCCTGAAGAAACTGGCCTGA
- a CDS encoding transglycosylase SLT domain-containing protein, which produces MTARTQSTAGRIARLRKLSVAGIATAGAAAAALTLAPSPAHAAEQASASVASGKAVAAEAPAKKAKKDKKQYKDNLDGWIREALDIMESEDIPGSYEGLHRNIMRESGGNPNAQNNWDVNAQNGTPSKGLLQVIQPTFDAYHVKGTKHDLTDPVANLTAAANYAADRYGSIDNVDSAY; this is translated from the coding sequence ATGACCGCTCGCACGCAGTCCACCGCCGGCCGCATCGCCCGTCTTCGCAAGCTCTCCGTCGCCGGCATCGCCACCGCCGGTGCCGCGGCAGCGGCCCTCACGCTGGCCCCGTCGCCGGCGCACGCCGCCGAGCAGGCCTCGGCGAGCGTCGCGTCCGGCAAGGCTGTGGCAGCCGAGGCCCCGGCGAAGAAGGCGAAGAAGGACAAGAAGCAGTACAAGGACAACCTCGACGGCTGGATCCGTGAGGCCCTGGACATCATGGAGTCCGAGGACATCCCGGGCAGCTACGAGGGCCTGCACCGCAACATCATGCGCGAGTCCGGTGGCAACCCGAACGCGCAGAACAACTGGGACGTCAACGCTCAGAACGGCACCCCGTCCAAGGGGCTGCTGCAGGTCATCCAGCCGACCTTCGACGCCTACCACGTCAAGGGCACCAAGCACGATCTGACCGACCCGGTCGCCAACCTCACCGCGGCCGCCAACTACGCCGCCGACCGCTACGGCTCCATCGACAACGTCGACTCCGCCTACTGA
- a CDS encoding cation:proton antiporter → MHSALFLIEFGAIILGLGLLGRVAGRFRFSPIPLYLLAGLAFGEGGLLPLGASEEFVAIGAEIGVILLLLMLGLEYTASDLVSNLKTQYPAGLVDFTLNAVPGAVAALLLGWGPVAAVVLAGVTWISSSGVIAKVMGDLGRIGNRETPVILSILVLEDLAMAVYLPIVTALLAGVGLAAGSITLAIALGVAGAVLFAALRYGRVISRFVSSDDPEKLLLVVLGLTLLVAGIAQQLQVSAAVGAFLVGIALSGEVAEGAHTLLSPLRDLFAAVFFVFFGLHTDPASIPPVILPAFALAVVTACTKVATGYWAAKRAGVGVKGRWRAGGTLVARGEFSIVIAGLAVTAGIEPALGPLATAYVLVLVVMGPLTARFTEPLATRLTGRGGPVGTAPVVRQAPGPAADGPVGDTAADGDGTVMSDRDAVDRA, encoded by the coding sequence GTGCACTCCGCCCTCTTCCTGATCGAGTTCGGTGCGATCATCCTCGGCCTCGGCCTCCTGGGCCGTGTCGCCGGACGCTTCCGGTTCTCCCCGATCCCGCTCTACCTGCTCGCCGGTCTCGCCTTCGGAGAGGGCGGTCTCCTGCCGCTCGGCGCGAGCGAGGAGTTCGTCGCCATCGGCGCCGAGATCGGCGTCATCCTGCTGCTGCTGATGCTGGGCCTGGAATACACGGCCAGCGACCTGGTGTCCAACCTCAAGACCCAGTACCCGGCCGGGCTCGTCGACTTCACCCTGAACGCCGTGCCCGGCGCCGTCGCGGCGCTGCTGCTCGGGTGGGGGCCGGTGGCCGCGGTGGTCCTGGCCGGGGTCACCTGGATCTCGTCCTCGGGCGTCATCGCCAAGGTGATGGGCGACCTCGGGCGGATCGGGAACCGCGAGACACCGGTCATCCTGAGCATCCTCGTCCTGGAGGACTTGGCGATGGCGGTGTACCTGCCGATCGTCACGGCCCTGCTGGCCGGGGTCGGCCTCGCCGCGGGCAGCATCACCCTCGCGATCGCCCTCGGCGTGGCCGGAGCGGTGCTGTTCGCCGCCTTGCGCTACGGCAGGGTCATCTCGCGCTTCGTCTCCAGCGACGACCCCGAGAAGCTGCTGCTGGTCGTGCTGGGGCTGACGCTGCTGGTCGCGGGCATCGCCCAGCAACTGCAGGTGTCCGCGGCGGTCGGCGCGTTCCTCGTGGGCATCGCCCTCTCCGGCGAGGTCGCGGAGGGCGCCCACACCCTCCTCAGCCCGCTGCGGGACCTGTTCGCGGCAGTCTTCTTCGTGTTCTTCGGCCTGCACACCGACCCGGCGAGCATCCCGCCGGTCATTCTGCCCGCGTTCGCCCTCGCCGTCGTCACGGCCTGCACGAAGGTAGCCACGGGCTACTGGGCCGCCAAGCGGGCCGGGGTCGGTGTCAAGGGACGCTGGCGCGCCGGCGGCACGCTGGTGGCGCGCGGCGAGTTCTCCATCGTCATCGCGGGTCTCGCCGTCACCGCGGGAATCGAGCCGGCCCTGGGCCCGCTCGCCACGGCGTACGTCCTCGTCCTCGTCGTCATGGGCCCGCTCACCGCCCGCTTCACCGAACCCCTCGCCACCCGCCTCACCGGTCGCGGCGGGCCGGTGGGGACGGCTCCGGTGGTACGGCAGGCCCCGGGGCCTGCGGCGGACGGCCCGGTCGGCGACACGGCGGCGGACGGGGACGGCACGGTGATGTCGGACCGGGACGCGGTGGACCGCGCCTGA
- a CDS encoding 3'-5' exonuclease, protein MSTARFLNVVDVEATCWDGTPPPGAVSEIIEIGLTVVDLRARERVARHRILVRPRRSEVSAFCTDLTGLTRAEVDTGVEFAEACRLLAAEHAAGARPWASWGDYDRKQFVRQCAATGTAYPFGQRHTNAKAVFTDVHGLRKRPGMAQALRIAGLPLEGRHHRGEDDAWNIGALVLSLAGRGDWPE, encoded by the coding sequence ATGAGCACTGCGCGATTCCTCAATGTCGTCGATGTCGAGGCGACCTGCTGGGACGGCACCCCGCCGCCGGGAGCGGTCAGCGAGATCATCGAGATCGGGCTGACCGTGGTCGACCTGCGGGCGCGTGAGCGTGTGGCCCGGCACCGGATCCTCGTACGCCCGCGACGGTCCGAGGTCAGCGCCTTCTGCACCGACCTGACCGGCCTCACCCGCGCCGAGGTGGACACGGGCGTCGAGTTCGCCGAGGCCTGCCGGCTGCTCGCCGCCGAGCATGCCGCCGGGGCCCGGCCGTGGGCCAGTTGGGGAGACTACGACCGCAAGCAGTTCGTCCGGCAGTGCGCCGCGACCGGCACGGCGTACCCCTTCGGGCAGCGGCACACCAATGCCAAGGCCGTGTTCACCGACGTGCACGGCCTGCGCAAACGCCCGGGCATGGCGCAGGCGCTGCGGATCGCCGGGCTTCCCCTGGAGGGCCGCCACCACAGGGGTGAGGACGACGCCTGGAACATCGGCGCACTCGTGCTGTCACTGGCCGGACGCGGCGACTGGCCGGAATGA
- a CDS encoding protein-L-isoaspartate(D-aspartate) O-methyltransferase, with protein MSGSSPEREGRHGSGGGPGPEDLVRASRAAGVRDERVLEALRSVQRADFVPRAEAVSAYLDVPVPLPHGQVTTQPSLVALMVEALGLTGGERVLEVGTGYGFQAAVLARLAGEVVSLERWADMAGQARRRLSRAGVGNVSVTAADGTLGSPERAPYDAVVVSAAYPEVPEPLVGQLRVGGRLVQPIGPGGREQVRLYERTPRGLTPRRTIVPAHFVRLYGAHGYPPGTEP; from the coding sequence TTGTCAGGGTCGTCCCCGGAGCGAGAGGGGCGACACGGATCGGGCGGAGGGCCGGGCCCCGAGGACCTGGTCCGGGCCTCGCGGGCCGCGGGCGTGCGGGACGAGCGTGTCCTCGAAGCCCTGCGGAGCGTCCAGCGGGCCGACTTCGTCCCCCGTGCGGAGGCCGTGTCCGCCTACCTCGATGTCCCCGTGCCCCTTCCGCACGGCCAGGTGACCACCCAGCCGAGCCTCGTGGCGCTGATGGTGGAGGCGCTCGGTCTGACCGGCGGCGAGCGAGTCCTGGAGGTCGGTACCGGCTACGGCTTCCAGGCCGCCGTGCTGGCCCGCCTCGCCGGGGAGGTCGTCAGCCTGGAGCGCTGGGCCGACATGGCGGGGCAGGCCCGCCGTCGGCTGTCCCGGGCGGGTGTCGGCAACGTCTCGGTCACCGCCGCGGACGGCACGCTCGGCTCGCCGGAGCGGGCGCCGTACGACGCCGTCGTCGTCTCGGCGGCCTACCCGGAAGTGCCGGAACCGCTGGTGGGGCAGTTGCGCGTCGGGGGCCGACTCGTCCAGCCGATCGGTCCGGGTGGGCGGGAACAGGTGCGGCTGTACGAGCGGACGCCCCGGGGCCTCACGCCGCGCCGGACCATCGTGCCGGCCCATTTCGTTCGGCTCTACGGCGCGCACGGATACCCGCCCGGCACGGAACCGTGA
- a CDS encoding mechanosensitive ion channel family protein — MTRALTLHDLVVAGIALAAGTAAAVLLRVILRWLGVRAGRTKWSGDDIIVDGLRTIVPWAAVTGGAAVAASALPLTARVGRNVTMTLTAVLILAATVTVARVVAGMVQALAQSRSGVAGSATIFVNITRVVVLAMGFLVMLETLGVSIAPLLTALGVGGLAVALALQDTLANLFAGVHILASRTVQPGHYIKLSSGEEGYVVDINWRNTVVRTLSHNLVIIPNTKLSGTNMTNYHRPEQHMSLLVQVGVGYDSDLEHVERVTVEVVKSVMADVEGGLPDHEPLVRFHTFGDSRIGFTVILGVGEFSDQYRIKHEFIKRLHKRYRSEGISVPAPRRIVSVHQTEIPQPELPIPGPRVATDAMTTPVSPTPPV; from the coding sequence GTGACCCGGGCCCTCACCCTCCACGACCTCGTCGTCGCCGGCATCGCGCTGGCGGCCGGCACAGCGGCCGCCGTACTGCTCCGGGTGATCCTGAGATGGCTCGGGGTACGCGCCGGGAGAACGAAGTGGAGCGGCGACGACATCATCGTCGACGGCCTGCGGACGATCGTCCCCTGGGCCGCGGTGACCGGTGGCGCGGCGGTCGCCGCCTCGGCGCTCCCCCTGACGGCCCGGGTGGGACGCAACGTCACCATGACGCTGACGGCGGTGCTGATCCTTGCCGCGACGGTCACCGTCGCACGGGTCGTCGCCGGAATGGTGCAGGCCCTGGCGCAGTCCAGGTCCGGTGTCGCCGGTTCGGCCACCATCTTCGTGAACATCACCCGCGTCGTGGTCCTGGCCATGGGTTTCCTGGTGATGCTGGAGACTCTGGGCGTCTCCATCGCACCGCTGCTCACCGCGCTGGGGGTGGGTGGTCTGGCGGTGGCGCTGGCCCTGCAGGACACCCTGGCCAATCTCTTCGCGGGCGTGCACATCCTCGCCTCCCGCACGGTGCAGCCCGGTCACTACATCAAGCTCAGCAGCGGTGAGGAGGGCTATGTCGTCGACATCAACTGGCGCAACACCGTCGTGCGTACGCTCTCGCACAACCTCGTGATCATCCCCAACACGAAGCTGTCCGGCACCAACATGACCAACTACCACCGCCCGGAGCAGCACATGTCGCTCCTGGTGCAGGTGGGGGTCGGCTACGACAGCGACCTCGAGCACGTCGAGCGCGTGACCGTCGAGGTCGTGAAGAGCGTCATGGCCGATGTCGAGGGGGGTTTGCCCGACCATGAACCCCTCGTCCGCTTCCACACGTTCGGCGACTCCCGGATCGGGTTCACGGTGATCCTCGGGGTCGGCGAGTTCAGCGACCAGTACCGGATCAAGCACGAGTTCATCAAGCGGCTGCACAAGCGCTACCGGTCGGAGGGCATCAGCGTGCCCGCTCCCCGGCGCATCGTCTCCGTCCACCAGACGGAGATCCCGCAGCCCGAGCTGCCGATCCCCGGTCCGCGCGTCGCCACGGACGCGATGACCACGCCGGTGAGCCCGACGCCACCGGTCTGA
- a CDS encoding phosphodiester glycosidase family protein, producing MCSALAVGAAGPAAAGSLPPPDPSPRTAEMLLPVSPPAASAADRTGADPGGKGPESFTVADGDGLETARTSRPLAPGVELSSYDRLESDKWLRVDSLSVDLTRGTRVDYLHPGKVAARRTVSRMAAEHDPGPGRRTVAAINGDFFDINQTGAPNGIALQDGRLLNSPAAGYHRALGFGPGEAGRVLRMYFDGTLTLPAGTRPLAALNAANVPANGVGAYNAQWGEADRALTVDGAQRTAEVAVTDGRVTAAARAPGKGPVPTGTTVLVGRDAGADALGALALGDPVTLEYRPRAATGQLPRTAIGANELLVVDGVPVDHEGGANNTAAPRTAVGFSRDGGTMRIMTVDGRQADSGGVTLTELALMMRRAGAAREPGSDTVQVENGPSDGTERSVPNGLALTASDGSGELRGYRVETAMDPGTAPTADPVRGGHPERVFPGLTRRLTAAGYDETYGPAGGAPRWYTENPLAGRVGTDGVFTARRSGDTHVTARRGSTRGTIRLTVLDDLDRIRASERRVALAGVEASGRFGVLGFDAHGTSAPVEPADVRLDYDRSLFDIAPDTEGGFTVRARGAEPAAGRVTATVAGRSTVIAVTVGLAAREVASFDDAGRWTFTAARASGSVAPTADGRTGTGLDIAYDFTRSTATRAAYASPPGQIPVDGQPQSFGLWVKGDGNGAWPTLHLKDSAGSDQLLRGPYVTWTGWRHVEFAVPAGVPYPLRVHRFYLAETAADRSYTGRIVVDDLTAEVPPAVELPAEPLHRDPLVGSAARTQNRDWRFAVVSDAQFVARSPDSPVVAQARRTLREIRAAGPDFVVVNGDLVDEGSPEDLAFARTVLEEELGGELPWYYVPGNHEVMGGRIDNFVAEFGPAHRTFDHRGTRFVTLDTSSLGLRGGGFAQIKELREQLDAAAADPRVGSVVIVQHVPPRDPTPQQGSQLGDRKEAALLESWLSAFRRATGKGAAFVGGHVGTFHAERVDGVPYLVNGNSGKAPSTPVDEGGFTGWSLVGVDRVSRAEQTAARHSPWGGGPDWVTVRTVAHVDGLTLDVPASLPVAADEPVTAVVRQGQGTAVREVPVRFPMSADWSGSPNVYVGDPDRARPWHIAAYDPETGLLTGLRPGAGVLAVTVNGTRAESRVAVADSSGHGYGDAPRRGKGRGYVLAPAHGQSRAPAA from the coding sequence GTGTGCTCGGCCCTGGCGGTCGGAGCCGCCGGGCCGGCCGCCGCCGGGTCCTTACCCCCGCCCGATCCCTCCCCGCGGACCGCGGAGATGCTGCTGCCCGTCTCCCCGCCGGCCGCGAGTGCCGCCGACCGTACCGGCGCCGACCCGGGCGGCAAGGGCCCCGAGAGCTTCACCGTCGCCGACGGCGACGGGCTCGAGACGGCCCGGACCAGCCGCCCGCTGGCCCCCGGCGTCGAACTGAGCTCGTACGACCGGCTCGAGTCCGACAAGTGGCTCCGCGTCGACTCGCTGTCCGTCGACCTCACCCGGGGTACGAGGGTGGACTATCTCCATCCGGGCAAGGTCGCCGCCCGGAGAACGGTGTCCCGGATGGCCGCCGAGCACGATCCCGGACCCGGACGCCGTACCGTCGCCGCGATCAACGGGGACTTCTTCGACATCAACCAGACCGGCGCCCCCAATGGCATCGCCCTCCAGGACGGCCGCCTGCTCAACTCGCCCGCCGCCGGCTACCACCGGGCCCTCGGCTTCGGTCCCGGTGAGGCCGGCCGCGTCCTCCGGATGTACTTCGACGGCACACTGACCCTGCCGGCCGGTACCCGCCCTCTCGCCGCGCTCAACGCGGCCAACGTCCCCGCGAACGGTGTCGGCGCGTACAACGCCCAGTGGGGCGAGGCGGACCGGGCCCTCACCGTCGACGGCGCGCAGCGCACCGCCGAAGTCGCCGTCACGGACGGCAGGGTGACCGCGGCTGCCCGTGCGCCCGGCAAGGGGCCGGTCCCGACCGGTACGACCGTGCTCGTCGGCCGGGACGCCGGCGCGGACGCGCTCGGCGCACTCGCCCTCGGCGACCCGGTCACGCTGGAGTACCGCCCGCGCGCCGCCACGGGGCAGCTTCCGCGAACCGCGATCGGTGCCAATGAACTCCTCGTGGTCGACGGCGTGCCCGTGGACCACGAGGGTGGTGCGAACAACACAGCCGCGCCCCGCACCGCGGTCGGCTTCTCCCGGGACGGCGGAACCATGCGGATCATGACCGTCGACGGCCGCCAGGCCGACAGCGGTGGGGTGACCCTCACCGAACTCGCCCTGATGATGCGGCGCGCGGGCGCCGCCCGCGAGCCGGGCAGCGACACCGTGCAGGTCGAGAACGGCCCGTCCGACGGCACCGAACGGAGCGTACCCAACGGCCTGGCCCTCACCGCGTCCGACGGCAGCGGCGAGCTCAGGGGCTACCGGGTCGAGACGGCCATGGACCCCGGCACCGCGCCCACCGCCGACCCCGTCCGGGGCGGCCACCCCGAACGGGTCTTCCCCGGGCTCACCCGCCGCCTCACCGCCGCCGGGTACGACGAGACGTACGGGCCCGCCGGCGGGGCCCCGCGCTGGTACACGGAGAACCCCCTGGCCGGACGGGTCGGCACCGACGGGGTGTTCACCGCCCGGCGCAGCGGTGACACACACGTCACCGCGCGGCGCGGGAGCACACGCGGCACCATCCGGCTGACGGTCCTGGACGACCTGGACCGCATTCGCGCCTCGGAGCGGCGCGTGGCTCTCGCCGGCGTGGAGGCGTCCGGGCGTTTCGGCGTCCTCGGCTTCGACGCGCACGGGACGAGCGCCCCGGTCGAACCCGCGGACGTCCGGCTCGACTACGACCGCTCCCTCTTCGACATCGCCCCGGACACCGAGGGCGGCTTCACCGTCAGGGCACGTGGGGCAGAGCCCGCGGCCGGCCGTGTCACGGCCACGGTGGCGGGCAGGAGCACGGTCATCGCCGTGACCGTCGGTCTGGCCGCCCGGGAGGTCGCGTCGTTCGACGACGCCGGGCGCTGGACGTTCACCGCCGCCCGTGCCTCCGGATCGGTCGCACCCACGGCCGACGGGCGCACCGGTACCGGCCTGGACATCGCCTACGACTTCACCCGGTCCACCGCGACCCGGGCCGCCTACGCCAGTCCGCCGGGGCAGATCCCGGTCGACGGCCAGCCGCAGTCGTTCGGGCTCTGGGTCAAGGGCGACGGAAACGGCGCCTGGCCGACGCTGCACCTGAAGGACTCGGCCGGCTCCGACCAGCTGCTCCGCGGGCCGTACGTCACCTGGACCGGCTGGCGGCACGTCGAGTTCGCGGTACCCGCCGGCGTCCCGTACCCCCTGCGCGTCCACCGCTTCTACCTCGCCGAGACCGCCGCCGACCGCTCGTACACGGGCAGGATCGTCGTCGACGACCTCACCGCCGAGGTCCCGCCCGCCGTCGAGCTGCCCGCCGAGCCGCTGCACCGGGACCCGCTCGTCGGGTCCGCGGCGAGGACCCAGAACCGGGACTGGCGGTTCGCGGTCGTCTCCGACGCGCAGTTCGTGGCCCGCAGTCCCGACAGCCCCGTCGTCGCCCAGGCCCGCCGCACCCTGCGCGAGATCAGAGCTGCCGGGCCCGATTTCGTGGTCGTCAACGGAGACCTGGTCGACGAGGGCTCGCCCGAGGACCTGGCGTTCGCCCGTACCGTCCTCGAGGAGGAGCTGGGCGGTGAATTGCCCTGGTACTACGTACCGGGCAACCACGAGGTCATGGGCGGCAGGATCGACAACTTCGTGGCCGAGTTCGGGCCCGCGCATCGGACGTTCGACCACCGGGGCACCCGGTTCGTCACCCTCGACACCTCCAGCCTCGGACTGCGTGGCGGTGGCTTCGCCCAGATCAAGGAGCTGCGTGAACAACTGGACGCGGCGGCCGCCGATCCGCGCGTCGGCTCGGTGGTGATCGTCCAGCACGTGCCGCCGCGCGATCCCACACCGCAGCAGGGCAGCCAGCTCGGCGACCGCAAGGAGGCCGCGCTGCTGGAGAGCTGGCTCTCCGCCTTCCGGCGGGCGACCGGCAAGGGAGCGGCCTTCGTCGGCGGCCATGTCGGCACCTTCCACGCGGAGCGCGTCGACGGAGTCCCGTACCTGGTCAACGGCAACTCCGGGAAGGCGCCCTCCACTCCGGTGGACGAGGGGGGCTTCACCGGATGGTCGTTGGTCGGTGTCGACCGGGTGTCGCGTGCCGAACAGACGGCGGCACGACACTCGCCGTGGGGCGGTGGACCGGACTGGGTGACCGTCCGGACCGTCGCACACGTCGACGGACTGACGCTCGACGTCCCTGCCTCCCTGCCGGTCGCCGCCGACGAGCCCGTCACGGCCGTCGTACGGCAGGGCCAGGGCACGGCCGTACGCGAGGTGCCGGTCCGCTTCCCCATGAGCGCCGACTGGAGCGGTTCACCGAACGTGTACGTGGGTGATCCCGACCGGGCGAGGCCGTGGCACATCGCCGCGTACGACCCGGAGACGGGCCTGCTCACCGGACTGCGCCCCGGGGCGGGCGTGCTCGCGGTGACGGTGAACGGGACGCGGGCCGAGTCCCGTGTCGCCGTGGCCGATTCCTCCGGGCACGGGTACGGGGACGCTCCCAGACGTGGGAAGGGGCGCGGGTACGTGCTCGCTCCCGCGCACGGGCAGAGCCGGGCGCCGGCGGCGTAG
- a CDS encoding LysR family transcriptional regulator, with protein sequence MNLLRTFLAVYRSGSFTAAAPLLGLSQPTVTAQMRALERQSGRELFVRLPRGAAPTPVADELAARIAAPLDALSAATGAGTPEGAPAEPVHLAGPAELLCSRVLPALAPLVADGVRLRVTMGLTDALLDELRAGRHDLVISTSRPRGRTLSAVPLMDEEFVLVAAPVWAERIGGGVSSDGPSVLHRVPLITYAEDLPIARRYWRHAFGTRLSCHAAVTAPDLRGVVAAVTAGAGFAVLPRYLCLDELASGALVLLHDLDDPPINTCYLAQRPGVPDNPRVAPVRDRILEAAGTW encoded by the coding sequence CTGAACCTGCTGCGGACCTTCCTCGCCGTGTACCGCTCGGGTTCCTTCACCGCCGCCGCCCCTCTGCTGGGGCTGTCGCAGCCCACCGTGACGGCACAGATGCGCGCCCTGGAACGGCAGTCCGGACGCGAGCTGTTCGTACGGCTGCCGCGCGGCGCCGCGCCGACCCCGGTGGCCGACGAACTCGCCGCGCGCATCGCCGCGCCCCTGGACGCGCTCTCCGCCGCCACCGGAGCGGGTACGCCCGAAGGCGCTCCCGCCGAGCCGGTCCACCTCGCGGGTCCGGCCGAACTGCTGTGCAGCCGCGTGCTGCCCGCCCTGGCCCCGCTCGTCGCCGACGGGGTGCGGCTGCGCGTGACCATGGGTCTCACGGACGCGCTCCTCGACGAACTGCGCGCCGGGCGCCACGATCTCGTCATCTCCACCAGCCGGCCGCGTGGCCGCACGCTGTCCGCCGTGCCGCTGATGGACGAGGAGTTCGTCCTCGTCGCCGCCCCCGTGTGGGCGGAGCGGATCGGCGGTGGCGTGAGCAGCGACGGGCCCTCGGTACTGCATCGTGTCCCGCTGATCACGTACGCCGAGGACCTGCCCATCGCCAGGCGGTACTGGCGCCATGCCTTCGGCACCCGACTGTCCTGCCACGCGGCCGTCACCGCCCCCGACCTCCGGGGTGTCGTCGCGGCCGTCACGGCGGGCGCGGGCTTCGCCGTGCTGCCCCGCTATCTCTGCCTCGACGAACTGGCCTCGGGCGCCCTCGTCCTTCTCCACGACCTCGACGACCCGCCCATCAACACCTGCTACCTGGCCCAACGCCCGGGCGTACCCGACAACCCCCGCGTCGCTCCGGTCCGCGACCGAATCCTGGAAGCGGCCGGCACCTGGTGA
- a CDS encoding PadR family transcriptional regulator, whose protein sequence is MALRHAVLAALLDGESSGYQLAKAFDLGVANFWHALPQQLYLELTKLERAGLVEGRQVIQESRPPKRLFTITDDGLEELARFAETAAKPSFIRDDLMVKVQAVDSAPMAPVIEQLDERAATAAAKTDFFERFLRRLRGELDEDAFLATADRLGPYLTCLRGLRFEQETSEWCARTAAVLRARQARQTQESVPQDS, encoded by the coding sequence ATGGCGCTGCGCCATGCGGTGCTCGCGGCCCTGCTGGACGGGGAGTCCAGCGGCTACCAGCTCGCGAAGGCCTTCGACCTCGGGGTGGCGAACTTCTGGCACGCCCTTCCCCAGCAGCTCTATCTGGAGCTGACGAAACTGGAGAGGGCCGGCCTGGTCGAGGGCCGCCAGGTGATCCAGGAATCCCGTCCGCCGAAGCGGCTGTTCACCATCACGGACGACGGCCTGGAGGAACTGGCGCGCTTCGCGGAGACCGCCGCGAAACCGTCCTTCATCCGTGACGACCTCATGGTCAAGGTGCAGGCCGTGGACAGCGCGCCCATGGCACCCGTGATCGAACAGCTCGACGAACGGGCCGCCACGGCCGCCGCCAAGACCGACTTCTTCGAGCGCTTCCTGCGGCGGCTGCGCGGCGAGCTCGACGAGGACGCCTTCCTCGCCACCGCGGACCGCCTCGGCCCGTACCTGACCTGCCTGCGGGGCCTGCGCTTCGAACAGGAGACGTCCGAGTGGTGCGCCCGGACGGCCGCGGTCCTCCGAGCCCGGCAGGCCCGCCAGACGCAGGAGAGCGTCCCACAGGACTCCTGA
- a CDS encoding LuxR C-terminal-related transcriptional regulator, whose protein sequence is MGDILFISAKTVERHRANLLQKLGPRDRLELTRYAIRVGLIEP, encoded by the coding sequence ATCGGCGACATCCTGTTCATCAGCGCCAAGACGGTCGAGCGCCACCGCGCCAATCTGCTCCAGAAGCTCGGGCCGCGCGACCGGCTGGAACTCACGCGGTACGCGATCCGCGTGGGGCTCATCGAACCCTGA